The nucleotide sequence CCTTTAGCGGTGGAGCGGGTGGGCTTGACATGGCGAAAGTGCGCCGGGCGAATTGAGTGAGTCTTTTTTTCCTTTATCGTAACAGCTGCCAGCCGTTTACTACTCCCGCTTCGATTAACTACCTGATATGTTCCGGGGTTAAGTGCGATCATGAACCGGGATCCGGCCTCTTTGGTCAGATCGGCGACAATCGTTCGGTTCTTGTCAAGGATTGTCACCGGGCCCGCCACACCTTCCTCGAGAATAATGCCCTGAGTACGGATATTCAGATCGGCCAGAATGATATCTCCTTCTCCCTGAATTTTGAATTGATATCCCGGATGCTGAATACCAACCGATGATTTGACCGTACTTGCGATGGTATGGTTGTAAGAATAATGATAGGCCTCGTTCAATGTTATTTTGCCGTCCTGCGACAAATCGGCGCATCCTCGGAGGGCATTGAGAAAATGGAAGGTAAAAATTGAGTTCCGGTAATAATCCGATTCCTGGGAATGCTCATTTGCCGATGACGAGTAGAGAATTACCTGTCCCTTTACTTTGCCGTCTTCCTTGAACAGAAAGGGTTCGGCTAATTTACCGCCCTTTGTTCTGGTAAAACCGCCGCTTTGGCATGCATCCAGAATGGCGATTCTGATTGTTCCGGGTACCTGGTCGAGTCGTCTTTTCAGATCAGTCATCGCCAGCCGTTTTTCTCCCATGAGCAGACTGTCGTGGGTGGCATGACCGGAATAGTAAAAGAGGAAAAGATGTTCTTCTGATGCGCTGTCCCACTTTTCCTGAAATGATGATATCGATTGCAGAAGTTCTTTCGGGGAAGAATTATGGAGCATGATAATATTCTGTTTTTTGAAGCCGCAGTAGTCATTAAGAATTGATTGAAATTCTTGCAGATCGTTGTTGACATATTTGAGTGATTCATAGCTATCACCGGCTTCACTGTTACCTGCAAGCACTGCGAAACGTGCTGCAAAGGATGAAAAGCATATCACCAGAGTAAGAAATAATGGCCAGCAAAAATATTTCATTGATCTGTCCCGGCTTTGGTTATTAAAAGCTTTTTTACCCGGGTATCATCGCCTAAGTCGAGATCGATTGAAGAAAAATCTTTTTTCGATGAAAACTGCCGGACAACCCGGTTCCGGATTAACGATACCGAAAGGGGCTTTTCTGAAAAAACAACGATAAATAGTTCCTTTCCTATGTAATCGTCGAGAATAATACTATTGGGCAGTGGCAGGTTTTGTCCTTTTTCCAATTCCACTGACCCGGCACCGTTTTCCGGGTAATAGGTGGTAATCTTTCCCTCTTCATCGATACTGAGCAGGATAAGTTTGTTTTTTGCACCGCATGTATAGGTGAACTGGACCTGTTCACCGGGTGTGAAAATCCGGCTTTTTCGTTCCCTGATTTCGCCCGATTGGGTTTTAACATATACCGCCAGATCGGATTCTCCTTTTGTTCGATACTCAGGACCGGATACGGTGTGCTGAAATATAAGGTACCCGCCCAGAAGAAGCACAAGAGAGGCGGCAAGAGCATACAATGGCCGGGGGAATAATGGCCTGATCTTTGATTCCCTGCCGAAATTCTGATCGCTGGAGGGAAATCGTTCCAAAAATGCCGATTTTTCTGAATCGAGCCGGCGAAGATAATCTGCACAGGAAGGACATTTGGAGCAATGCTTTTGCAGTGTATTCCGGGCCGTTTCAGAACAGTCGTGGGTAAAATAAGCCGTCAGTTCAAGTTTGTCCGGATGATTATTCATTCTGATTGTATCCTTTTAAGTATATGAGGAAGTTTTTTTTTGAAACGGCCTAGGTTCCGTCGAATCGTTGCAGGAGACTGGCCGGTAATTTTCCTGATTTCTTCCTGATTAAAGCCCTCCACATAGGTTAAATAAACAGCATCACGGATATTTTTATTGTATTGACTTAAAACCAGGGTAATAATCTCCTTTTTGCAGAAAAGATCATCAATTTTTTCTGAATCAGATTTCAGAAGTGCTATGTCGGCAGTATCGAATTTTTTCCTGAAACGAAGAACATTGAAACAGTGGTTCTTTGCGGTGTTATAAATCCAGGGAATAACTTTGCTTTTATCACTGATTGTGTGATATTTACTCATAAGCTGCATAAACACCACCTGGAGTGCGTCTTTTGCATCATCTTCTGATTTTAGAATCGCACGACACTGTCCGTAAATAAGAAAACCATACTTTTCGTAGAGCTCTTTGATTTTTGTTGAACTCATGAGCGGATATTCCGGCGATTGCTCCGGTTTTAGAACCGGCCAGTTTTATGATATATTACTTAAAAAGACAAATGAAAATACAAAAATCGCTCAAAAACAGTGAGGAGGTTGAATAATTTATTATTGAGCGGCGTTTTTCTTACTGATCATGAGTGTGGATATTGCAAGAATGGCATTTATGACCAGAAGGGCCAGGAGGATTTTTGTTTTGAAAAAATTCAGCAGCTTATAGATATGTTTGATGTTTTTATTCATCCTGATTGTATATCCGCTCCGGGTAACTCCCATTAAGGTGTCGATAAGTATGAAAAGAACCCACCCGATTGCCATAAAGCATACGATAATGTTGAATCTTCCGCCCTTTTTAAGACTGCTATAGCAAAGCATAGTAAGATCCTTCGGTAATGGTGAATCGACCGGTAATCGGTTATGAATTAAAAATGGTATAAGGCAGCGAGAATGGCAAATGGGATGTATCCATCGGAGTGCAACGATTCCTTTTCAGATTTCTTGAAGATATTTCAACAGCAGAGAGCGCAGACCGGTGTCTTCTTCAAAGGCCAGATGCTTGAAATGAATCTGGTCAAGTATGGCACTCGCCGGTTCTTCACAGTTAAGCAAATATGTTCTGCTGTCTTCATGATCCACGACTTCGGGTGTGCAATGCCGGGGATCAAAAAAGGAGACATAGATACGGCAGGTAAGGGGGCGTAGGGGGTAGATAGTGCAAGCACCATTATCGTCAAGGAGCGGACAGGGGCGTTTCAGCTGGTAATAGCTTGCAAGGAGAAGATCAATCCGGTCATTATCGTCGAGTTCGCCGGCATAGGGAGAATCGGCCAGTTTTTTTTCCACCAGATTGTCGAGATCAACCAGCGCGGCTTCATCATCCCGCAACTGTTCTCTGAGTGCCGGAAGATCATGGTTGCGACTGGTTTTCAGAAAATCGGCAATGATTTCCGCTTCAAAGGAGTAAACATCCTCTACCCAGTGATAACAGCACCAGGCACATCCTTTCGTGCAGGTAATCTTTCGATTGTAGTGCCGGACTATTTCATTCTGATACGTTTCAAACAGATGGAGAGCCTGATTATATTTATCCCTGAAATTTTTATCGAGACTCGAGCGACAATCAAGCGTATAAAGCTCCTTGAGAATCACAACAAGTTTGTCATGAAATGTCTTTGCCGACTGAGGAATTGGAATTGTTGCCGGCGCGCCTATTTTGGCTTTATAAAGTGCACCGGATGGAAATCGGATTGAGTTATTAATAAGCACCATCACGTTCAAAGAGAACAAAAACAGTTTTACCTATAATTTTTAGGTCCTGCCATATACTCCAGGTATCGATATATTTCAGGTCCAGTCTTACTATTTCGTCGAAATCGGTTATTTTATTTCGTCCGCTTACCTGCCACATCCCGGTTATACCGGGTTTAATACTGATTCTCCGATGGTGCCATTTTTCATACTTGCTCACTTCATCGGGGGTTGGCGGCCGGGTTCCGACAAGGGACATTTCGCCACGCATGACATTGATAAACTGGGGAAGTTCATCGATACTCAATTTTCTGATTATTTTCCCGATAGGCGTAATTCGCGGGTCATCTTTGATCTTAAATATTGCACCATTTAATTCGTTTTTATTTTCCAGCTCCTTTTTGCGTTTTTCGGCGTCCATATACATGGTTCTGAATTTGTAAATAATAAACCGTTTGCCGTTTTTACCCACCCGCACCTGTTTGAAAAACACCGGGCCGGGGGATGTCAGTTTGATTATTGCTGCCAGTGGAAGATAGAAAATAACCAGAAAAATAATGCCGATAAGCCCCCCAAGAAAATCAAAGCAACGCTTGAAGATCAACTGGTCCGGGTCGAGTTCAACTGTATGGGAAATAATTGTCGGTCGATCTAAAAACTGATGATACTCCCATCGGGCAAAAGTGGTTGCTCCGGATATATTGAGAAAGACCCGTGCCGGCCGTCCCATCTCTTCACAAATGTGGAGAAAGGGATCTATCCTGAATCCGCCTTTGGTAAAATTACGGGGTATACAGAAAAAAACTTCTTCAACATAGCTGCTTTTGAGCATATTTTCGAATTCGGAAGGTGAGATCCCCAAGTCGACGGTCTGAGCCACACGAAGTCCCCATTCCGAATGGCTCCGGGTTTTATGTATAATCTCGGCGGCATCCCGGCCACGGCCAAAAAGCATCACCGGCGTCAGGTTATGGTTTCTCCGGCGAATGACCGCAACAGCATTTAAAAGAATCAGTTTTTCGGTGGTGATAAGAAGAAAAGAGATCATGACGAATGCTACATAGAGTACCCTGCTGTCAAAAGGGTCGGGCATGATATAAAGAATTGCCGCCCCTAAAATGCCGACTGAGGCAAAAATCATAAATATTCGTGGAACCAGGTTTCGCATCCAGCTGAAATGGAGAATAGAAAAAAGAGAGCGGGTCCAGGCGAAATAGAGATAAAACCCCAGAAGGGCAATGAACATCAGCCAATAATGAAATATGGGAAATAATGGCCTGAATTGAATAACAAGCGTGTGGGCAAGGTAAAAGGCGGCGAGTAAAAGCAGGCAATCAACGGTTGCGATTATCTGCTTTATGAATAAAGAATGTTCTTTGAGCATAAATTTAATCTTCGATTCTGCCCTGTTAGCACCAGGCTTACCATTTCCGCCTTTACGTATCCACGGCAGTGATAATGGTTCACTGCGTAATCAGCGAGAAAAATAAAAATACAGCTTTTTTGATATGAGAGCCAACATTCTTCCTGTTCATTACTACCCGGGAGTAAATTCGAAGGGAAAATTGAAC is from Chitinivibrionales bacterium and encodes:
- a CDS encoding DUF4384 domain-containing protein; the encoded protein is MNNHPDKLELTAYFTHDCSETARNTLQKHCSKCPSCADYLRRLDSEKSAFLERFPSSDQNFGRESKIRPLFPRPLYALAASLVLLLGGYLIFQHTVSGPEYRTKGESDLAVYVKTQSGEIRERKSRIFTPGEQVQFTYTCGAKNKLILLSIDEEGKITTYYPENGAGSVELEKGQNLPLPNSIILDDYIGKELFIVVFSEKPLSVSLIRNRVVRQFSSKKDFSSIDLDLGDDTRVKKLLITKAGTDQ
- a CDS encoding sigma-70 family RNA polymerase sigma factor, with the protein product MSSTKIKELYEKYGFLIYGQCRAILKSEDDAKDALQVVFMQLMSKYHTISDKSKVIPWIYNTAKNHCFNVLRFRKKFDTADIALLKSDSEKIDDLFCKKEIITLVLSQYNKNIRDAVYLTYVEGFNQEEIRKITGQSPATIRRNLGRFKKKLPHILKRIQSE
- a CDS encoding exopolysaccharide biosynthesis polyprenyl glycosylphosphotransferase, yielding MLKEHSLFIKQIIATVDCLLLLAAFYLAHTLVIQFRPLFPIFHYWLMFIALLGFYLYFAWTRSLFSILHFSWMRNLVPRIFMIFASVGILGAAILYIMPDPFDSRVLYVAFVMISFLLITTEKLILLNAVAVIRRRNHNLTPVMLFGRGRDAAEIIHKTRSHSEWGLRVAQTVDLGISPSEFENMLKSSYVEEVFFCIPRNFTKGGFRIDPFLHICEEMGRPARVFLNISGATTFARWEYHQFLDRPTIISHTVELDPDQLIFKRCFDFLGGLIGIIFLVIFYLPLAAIIKLTSPGPVFFKQVRVGKNGKRFIIYKFRTMYMDAEKRKKELENKNELNGAIFKIKDDPRITPIGKIIRKLSIDELPQFINVMRGEMSLVGTRPPTPDEVSKYEKWHHRRISIKPGITGMWQVSGRNKITDFDEIVRLDLKYIDTWSIWQDLKIIGKTVFVLFERDGAY